The following coding sequences are from one Streptomyces venezuelae window:
- a CDS encoding acyl-CoA dehydrogenase family protein, translated as MSAPTSKPSVSEREARQVAEAAREQDWRKPSFAKELFLGRFRLDLVHPHPMPPDEDAQRGEEFLAKLRDFCETKIDSARIEREAKIPDEVLNGLKELGALGMKIDTKYGGLGLTQVYYNKALALVGSANPAVGALLSAHQSIGVPQPLKIFGTQEQKDAFLPRCARTDITAFLLTEPDVGSDPARLATTAVPDGDDYVLDGVKLWTTNGVVADLLVVMARVPKSEGHKGGITAFVVEAASEGVTVENRNAFMGLRGLENGVTRFHNVRVPAAHRIGSEGAGLKIALTTLNTGRLSLPAMCVGAGKWCLKIAREWSAAREQWGKPVAFHEAVGSKISFIAATTFALEAVLDLSSQMADEDRNDIRIEAALAKLYGSEMACLMADELVQIRGGRGFETAESLAARGERAVPAEQVLRDLRINRIFEGSTEIMHLLIAREAVDAHLKVAGDLIDPDKTLSDKAKAGARAGGFYAKWLPKLVAGPGQLPRSYAEFHPEGHADLSGHLRYVERSARKLARSTFYAMSRWQGKMETKQGFLGRIVDIGAELFAMSAACVRAELLRTTEDHGREAYQLADAFCRQSRIRVEELFGRLWTNTDDLDRKVVKGVLSGTYTWLEEGVVDPSGDGPWIADTALPATPRPDVRRVIEEQ; from the coding sequence ATGTCCGCACCAACCTCCAAACCGTCCGTGAGCGAACGCGAGGCCCGGCAGGTCGCCGAGGCCGCCCGCGAGCAGGACTGGCGCAAGCCCAGCTTCGCCAAGGAACTCTTCCTCGGGCGATTCCGGCTCGACCTCGTCCACCCGCACCCGATGCCGCCCGACGAGGACGCGCAGCGCGGCGAGGAGTTCCTCGCCAAGCTCCGCGACTTCTGCGAGACGAAGATCGACTCAGCGCGCATCGAGCGCGAGGCGAAGATCCCCGACGAGGTGCTCAACGGCCTCAAGGAGCTCGGCGCCCTCGGCATGAAGATCGACACGAAGTACGGCGGACTCGGTCTCACGCAGGTGTACTACAACAAGGCCCTCGCCCTGGTCGGCTCCGCCAACCCGGCGGTCGGCGCGTTGCTCTCCGCGCATCAGTCGATCGGCGTACCGCAGCCCCTGAAGATCTTCGGCACGCAGGAGCAGAAGGACGCGTTCCTGCCGCGCTGTGCCCGTACCGACATCACCGCGTTCCTGCTCACCGAGCCCGACGTCGGCTCCGACCCGGCGCGCCTCGCCACCACGGCGGTGCCCGACGGCGACGACTACGTGCTCGACGGCGTGAAACTGTGGACCACGAACGGCGTCGTCGCCGACCTGCTGGTCGTCATGGCGCGGGTGCCGAAGTCCGAGGGACACAAGGGCGGCATCACCGCGTTCGTCGTCGAGGCGGCGTCCGAGGGCGTCACCGTGGAGAACCGCAACGCGTTCATGGGCCTGCGCGGCCTGGAGAACGGTGTGACCCGCTTCCACAACGTACGGGTCCCCGCCGCCCACCGCATCGGATCCGAGGGCGCCGGCCTCAAGATCGCGCTCACCACCCTCAACACCGGGCGGCTCTCGCTGCCCGCCATGTGCGTCGGCGCGGGCAAGTGGTGTCTGAAGATCGCCCGCGAGTGGTCGGCCGCCCGGGAGCAGTGGGGCAAGCCCGTCGCGTTCCACGAGGCGGTCGGCTCGAAGATCTCCTTCATCGCGGCGACGACGTTCGCGCTGGAGGCCGTCCTCGACCTGTCCTCGCAGATGGCCGACGAGGACCGCAACGACATCCGCATCGAGGCGGCCCTCGCCAAGCTGTACGGCTCCGAGATGGCGTGCCTGATGGCCGACGAGCTCGTCCAGATCCGCGGCGGCCGCGGCTTCGAGACCGCCGAGTCCCTCGCGGCCCGCGGCGAACGCGCCGTCCCCGCCGAGCAGGTCCTGCGCGACCTGCGCATCAACCGCATCTTCGAGGGCTCCACCGAGATCATGCACCTGCTGATCGCCCGCGAAGCGGTGGACGCCCACCTGAAGGTCGCGGGCGACCTCATCGACCCCGACAAGACCCTCTCCGACAAGGCGAAGGCGGGCGCGCGGGCCGGCGGCTTCTACGCCAAGTGGCTGCCGAAACTGGTGGCGGGGCCGGGGCAACTCCCGCGCTCGTACGCCGAGTTCCACCCCGAGGGCCACGCCGACCTCTCCGGTCACCTGCGCTACGTCGAGCGGAGTGCCCGCAAGCTGGCCCGCTCCACCTTCTACGCCATGTCCCGTTGGCAGGGGAAGATGGAGACCAAGCAGGGCTTCCTCGGCCGGATCGTCGACATCGGCGCCGAACTGTTCGCGATGAGCGCGGCGTGCGTACGCGCCGAACTCCTGCGCACCACCGAGGACCACGGACGCGAGGCGTACCAACTGGCCGACGCCTTCTGCCGCCAGTCCCGCATCCGGGTCGAGGAACTCTTCGGCCGGCTGTGGACCAACACCGACGACCTGGACCGCAAGGTCGTCAAGGGCGTTCTGTCGGGGACGTACACCTGGCTGGAGGAAGGGGTCGTCGACCCCTCCGGTGACGGCCCGTGGATCGCGGACACCGCGCTGCCCGCGACGCCGCGGCCCGATGTGCGCAGGGTGATCGAGGAGCAGTGA
- the cpt gene encoding chloramphenicol phosphotransferase CPT, with product MMTQVIVLNGGSSSGKTGIVRCLQSVLPEPWLALGADTLVAAMPASLRSSDGGIEFAADGTVSVGEEFRTLEAAWIEGVAAMARAGARIIVDEIFLGGGESQRRWRKALDGLPVLWVGVRCDAAVAEARGIARGDRAAGMAASQAEVVHRGMVYDLEIDTAHTESMECARTIAAAV from the coding sequence GTGATGACCCAGGTGATCGTTCTCAACGGTGGTTCCAGTTCGGGGAAGACCGGGATCGTGCGGTGTCTGCAGTCGGTCCTGCCGGAGCCGTGGCTGGCCCTCGGCGCCGACACGCTGGTCGCCGCGATGCCCGCGTCCCTGCGGTCCTCGGACGGCGGCATCGAGTTCGCGGCCGACGGCACGGTGAGCGTGGGGGAGGAGTTCCGGACCCTGGAGGCGGCGTGGATCGAGGGGGTCGCCGCGATGGCCCGCGCGGGTGCCCGCATCATCGTCGACGAGATCTTCCTCGGCGGCGGGGAGTCGCAGCGGCGCTGGCGGAAGGCCCTGGACGGGCTGCCGGTGCTCTGGGTCGGCGTCCGGTGCGACGCCGCGGTCGCCGAGGCCCGCGGGATCGCCCGCGGTGACCGGGCCGCCGGGATGGCCGCGTCGCAGGCCGAGGTGGTCCACCGCGGCATGGTCTACGACCTGGAGATCGACACCGCGCACACCGAGTCGATGGAGTGCGCGCGGACCATTGCTGCCGCCGTGTGA
- the secA gene encoding preprotein translocase subunit SecA, whose product MSVLRLDRLTGRIMRAGEGRMLRRLERVRDQVNSVEGEIERLSDAELRASTDEYKERYADGESLDALLPEAFATVRETARRVLGMRHFDVQVMGGAALHLGNIAEMQTGEGKTLSATLPAYLNALTGKGVHLVTVNDYLAERDARWMGRAYRFLGLTVGVIKADMSPDERRAAYACDITYGTNNEFGFDYLRDNMAWSKSELVQRGHHFAIVDEADSILIDEARTPLIISGPADQPTHWYAFFADAVRRMRGVAIQEEKYTAPQRKMELAELRAAYDYEYDPKKRTVAVLDSGVEFLEDQLGIDNFYDSAHTSLIGQLHNALKAKEHFKKDKDYVVTDGEVLIVDEHTGRILAGRRYSEGVHQAIEAKEGVEIKDENQTLATITLQNFFRLYEKLAGMTGTAMTEAAEFHQIYQLHVVPIPTNKPMIRADRPDVIYRDESVKFEAVVADIIEQHGTGQPILVGTVSVAKSEHLSALLTRRGVPHEVLNAKNHLREAQIVAQAGRKGAVTVATNMAGRGTDIMLGGNPEAMAEAELRADGRTPEDAPDGYRTALDRIAAAAAAEHDEVTALGGLYVLGTERHESRRIDNQLRGRSGRQGDPGRSRFYLSLGDDLMRLFRAELVERVMLMANVPGDVPIENKMVTRAIASAQSQVEQHHFETRKNVLKYDEVLNRQRGLIYQERRRVLEGEDLREQMHHFMADTIDAYVAAETADGFAEEWDLERLWTACRLLYPARVTTDDLDRKAGGRAEVTPLLIAETLTDDIHARYEERERALGPDAMRELERRVVLSVLDRKWREHLYEMDYLQEGIWMRSYLGRDPLFEFQREGFDLFTAMMDAIKEESVGYLFNLDVRAESLEARKTDGQLRFSAPTMDTAEGVQEGEFDTRDDLRDTSRDHPRHPSRDEKE is encoded by the coding sequence ATGTCCGTCCTCAGGCTGGACCGGCTCACCGGCAGGATCATGCGCGCGGGCGAGGGCCGGATGCTGCGCAGGCTCGAACGCGTCAGGGACCAGGTCAACTCCGTCGAGGGCGAGATCGAGCGGCTCTCCGACGCCGAACTCCGCGCTTCAACCGACGAGTACAAGGAGCGGTACGCCGACGGGGAGAGCCTCGACGCGCTGCTCCCGGAGGCCTTCGCGACCGTCCGCGAGACGGCACGGCGCGTCCTCGGCATGCGCCACTTCGACGTCCAGGTCATGGGCGGCGCGGCCCTCCACCTCGGCAACATCGCGGAGATGCAGACGGGCGAGGGGAAGACCCTCTCCGCCACGCTGCCCGCGTATCTGAACGCCCTCACCGGCAAGGGGGTCCACCTCGTCACGGTCAACGACTACCTGGCCGAGCGCGACGCCCGCTGGATGGGCCGCGCCTACCGATTCCTCGGTCTGACCGTCGGTGTCATCAAGGCGGACATGAGCCCGGACGAACGCCGTGCCGCGTACGCCTGCGACATCACGTACGGCACGAACAACGAATTCGGCTTCGACTACCTGCGCGACAACATGGCCTGGTCGAAGAGCGAACTGGTGCAGCGCGGGCACCACTTCGCGATCGTCGACGAAGCGGACTCCATCCTCATCGACGAGGCCCGCACTCCTCTGATCATCTCGGGCCCGGCCGACCAGCCGACGCACTGGTACGCGTTCTTCGCCGACGCCGTCCGCAGAATGCGGGGCGTCGCGATCCAGGAAGAGAAGTACACGGCGCCGCAGCGCAAAATGGAACTCGCGGAACTGCGCGCCGCGTACGACTACGAGTACGACCCGAAGAAACGCACCGTGGCCGTACTGGACAGCGGCGTCGAATTCCTCGAGGACCAGCTGGGCATCGACAACTTCTACGACTCCGCCCACACCTCGCTCATAGGTCAGCTGCACAACGCTCTCAAGGCGAAGGAACACTTCAAGAAGGACAAGGACTACGTCGTCACCGACGGGGAAGTCCTGATCGTCGACGAGCACACCGGACGCATCCTCGCGGGACGCCGCTACAGCGAAGGCGTCCACCAGGCCATCGAGGCCAAGGAGGGCGTGGAGATCAAGGACGAGAACCAGACGCTCGCCACGATCACCCTCCAGAATTTCTTCCGCCTCTACGAAAAACTCGCCGGAATGACCGGCACGGCCATGACGGAAGCCGCCGAATTCCACCAGATCTACCAACTCCACGTCGTGCCGATCCCCACCAACAAGCCGATGATCCGGGCCGACCGGCCCGACGTGATCTACCGCGACGAGTCCGTCAAATTCGAGGCGGTCGTCGCCGACATCATCGAGCAGCACGGCACCGGCCAGCCGATCCTGGTCGGCACCGTCTCCGTCGCGAAGTCCGAGCACCTCTCCGCCCTGCTCACCCGGCGCGGCGTCCCGCACGAGGTGCTCAACGCCAAGAACCACCTGCGCGAGGCGCAGATCGTCGCGCAGGCCGGCCGCAAGGGCGCCGTCACCGTCGCCACGAACATGGCGGGCCGTGGCACCGACATCATGCTCGGCGGAAACCCCGAGGCCATGGCCGAGGCGGAGCTCCGGGCGGACGGCCGCACCCCCGAGGACGCCCCGGACGGCTACCGCACGGCCCTCGACCGCATCGCCGCCGCGGCCGCCGCCGAGCACGACGAGGTCACCGCCCTCGGCGGGCTCTACGTCCTCGGCACCGAACGCCACGAGTCGCGCCGCATCGACAACCAGCTGCGCGGCCGCTCGGGCCGCCAGGGCGACCCCGGCCGCTCCCGCTTCTACCTCTCGCTCGGCGACGACCTGATGCGTCTGTTCCGCGCCGAACTCGTCGAACGCGTCATGCTCATGGCCAACGTCCCCGGTGACGTGCCCATCGAGAACAAGATGGTGACCCGCGCCATCGCCTCCGCACAGTCCCAGGTCGAACAGCACCACTTCGAGACCCGCAAGAACGTCCTCAAGTACGACGAGGTCCTCAACCGCCAGCGGGGCCTCATCTACCAGGAACGGCGCCGCGTCCTCGAGGGCGAGGACCTGCGCGAACAGATGCACCACTTCATGGCCGACACCATCGACGCGTACGTCGCCGCCGAGACCGCCGACGGCTTCGCCGAGGAGTGGGACCTGGAACGGCTCTGGACCGCCTGCCGCCTGCTCTACCCCGCCCGCGTCACCACCGACGACCTCGACCGGAAGGCGGGCGGTCGCGCCGAGGTCACCCCACTGCTGATCGCCGAGACCCTGACCGACGACATCCACGCCCGCTACGAGGAACGCGAGCGGGCCCTCGGCCCCGACGCCATGCGCGAACTGGAACGCCGCGTGGTGCTCTCCGTCCTCGACCGCAAATGGCGCGAGCACCTGTACGAGATGGACTATCTCCAGGAGGGCATCTGGATGCGCTCCTACCTCGGCAGGGACCCCCTGTTCGAGTTCCAGCGCGAGGGCTTCGACCTGTTCACCGCCATGATGGACGCCATCAAGGAGGAGTCCGTCGGCTACCTCTTCAACCTGGACGTCCGCGCCGAAAGCCTGGAGGCGCGCAAGACCGACGGCCAACTCCGCTTCAGCGCACCGACGATGGACACCGCGGAGGGCGTCCAGGAGGGCGAATTCGACACCCGCGACGACCTGCGCGACACGTCCCGCGACCACCCCCGTCACCCCTCCCGCGACGAGAAGGAGTGA
- the dxr gene encoding 1-deoxy-D-xylulose-5-phosphate reductoisomerase has translation MSDSPSPLADPHLVFDPLTGDGPRDIVILGSTGSIGTQAIDLVLRNPDRFRVTALSAAGGRVGLLAEQARRLRAGTVAVADEKAVPALREALKGQYAAGERLPEILAGPDAAAELAASACHTVLNGITGSIGLAPTLAALEAGRTLALANKESLIVGGPLVKALAKPGQIIPVDSEHAALFQALAAGTRADVRKLVVTASGGPFRGRTKADLADVTPEDALAHPTWAMGPVITVNSATLVNKGLEVIEAHLLYDIPFDRIEVVVHPQSYVHSMVEFTDGSTLAQATPPDMRGPIAIGLGWPERVPDAAPAFDWTKASSWEFFPLDNDAFPSVGLARRVGELAGTAPAVFNAANEECVDAFLKGALPFNGIMETVTRTVEEHETAVTGGPGTPLTVADVLEAETWARARARELAAKTTAEARA, from the coding sequence ATGAGCGACAGCCCATCCCCCCTCGCCGACCCGCATCTCGTCTTCGACCCCCTGACGGGCGACGGACCGCGGGACATCGTGATCCTCGGCTCCACGGGCTCGATCGGCACCCAGGCCATCGACCTCGTCCTGCGCAACCCCGACCGCTTCCGCGTCACGGCGCTCTCCGCCGCGGGCGGCCGCGTCGGCCTCCTCGCCGAGCAGGCGCGCAGGCTGCGGGCCGGGACCGTCGCGGTCGCCGACGAGAAGGCCGTACCGGCACTGCGCGAGGCCCTGAAGGGGCAGTACGCCGCGGGGGAGCGGCTCCCCGAGATCCTGGCCGGACCCGACGCCGCTGCGGAGCTCGCCGCGTCCGCCTGCCACACCGTCCTCAACGGGATCACCGGCTCCATCGGCCTCGCGCCGACACTCGCCGCCCTCGAAGCGGGCCGCACCCTCGCGCTCGCCAACAAGGAATCCCTCATCGTCGGCGGGCCCCTCGTCAAGGCGCTCGCCAAGCCCGGCCAGATCATCCCGGTGGACTCCGAGCACGCCGCGCTCTTCCAGGCGCTGGCCGCCGGCACGCGCGCCGACGTACGCAAACTGGTCGTCACCGCCTCCGGCGGCCCCTTCCGGGGACGTACGAAGGCCGACCTGGCCGACGTCACCCCCGAGGACGCGCTGGCGCACCCCACCTGGGCCATGGGCCCGGTCATCACCGTCAACTCCGCGACGCTGGTCAACAAGGGTCTCGAGGTCATCGAGGCACACCTGCTCTACGACATCCCCTTCGATCGCATCGAGGTCGTCGTCCACCCCCAGTCGTACGTCCACTCCATGGTGGAGTTCACCGACGGCTCGACCCTCGCCCAGGCCACCCCGCCCGACATGCGCGGCCCCATCGCCATCGGTCTCGGCTGGCCCGAGCGCGTCCCCGACGCCGCCCCCGCCTTCGACTGGACCAAGGCGTCGAGCTGGGAATTCTTCCCCCTCGACAACGACGCGTTCCCGTCGGTCGGGCTCGCCCGGCGCGTCGGGGAACTCGCGGGCACGGCCCCGGCGGTGTTCAATGCCGCCAACGAGGAGTGCGTGGACGCGTTCCTGAAGGGCGCCCTGCCCTTCAACGGCATCATGGAGACGGTCACGAGGACGGTGGAGGAACACGAGACCGCCGTCACCGGCGGTCCTGGAACCCCCCTGACCGTCGCGGACGTCCTCGAGGCGGAGACCTGGGCGCGTGCCCGGGCACGCGAACTGGCAGCGAAGACGACCGCGGAGGCCCGTGCATGA
- a CDS encoding M50 family metallopeptidase, whose protein sequence is MTTLMMILGIVVFVIGLLFSIAWHELGHLSTAKMFGIRVPQYMVGFGPTLFSRKKGDTEYGIKAIPLGGYIRMIGMFPPGADGRIEARSTSPWRGMIEDARSAAFEELKPGDETRLFYTRKPWKRVIVMFAGPFMNLILAVAIFLGVMMTFGISSQTTQVGKVSDCVIQQSENRAKCEKGDKAAPAKAAGLKPGDKIVAFQNQPVDDWSALQSKIRETIGPATITVERDGKRLDLHANLIRNQVTKTDGDGAYVEGKYVYAGFLGFTPATGIVQQSFGDSVDRMGDMMENGVESIIALPSKIPDLWNAAFGDGERKQDSPMGVVGAARVGGDVFTLDIPPENQIAMMLFLIAGFNLSLFLFNMLPLLPLDGGHIAGALWESVRRNAAKVLRRPDPGPFDVAKLMPVAYVVAGIFICFTILVLIADVVNPVRIS, encoded by the coding sequence ATGACGACACTGATGATGATCCTCGGGATAGTCGTCTTCGTGATCGGGCTGCTCTTCTCGATCGCCTGGCACGAGCTGGGGCACCTGTCGACCGCCAAGATGTTCGGCATCCGCGTGCCGCAGTACATGGTCGGCTTCGGACCCACCCTCTTCTCGCGCAAGAAGGGCGACACCGAGTACGGCATCAAGGCCATCCCCCTCGGCGGGTACATCCGCATGATCGGCATGTTCCCGCCGGGCGCCGACGGCCGCATAGAGGCACGGTCCACGTCACCCTGGCGCGGCATGATCGAGGACGCGCGCTCGGCGGCGTTCGAGGAGCTCAAGCCCGGCGACGAGACCCGCCTCTTCTACACGCGCAAGCCCTGGAAGCGCGTGATCGTCATGTTCGCCGGGCCGTTCATGAACCTCATCCTCGCCGTGGCGATCTTCCTCGGCGTGATGATGACGTTCGGCATCAGCAGCCAGACCACCCAGGTCGGCAAGGTCTCCGACTGCGTCATCCAGCAGAGCGAGAACCGCGCCAAGTGCGAGAAGGGCGACAAGGCCGCACCCGCCAAGGCGGCGGGCCTGAAGCCGGGCGACAAGATCGTCGCCTTCCAGAACCAGCCCGTCGACGACTGGTCCGCCCTCCAGTCGAAGATCCGCGAGACCATCGGCCCGGCCACCATCACGGTCGAGCGCGACGGCAAGCGGCTCGACCTGCACGCGAACCTCATCAGGAACCAGGTCACCAAGACCGACGGCGACGGCGCGTACGTGGAGGGCAAGTACGTCTACGCCGGCTTCCTCGGCTTCACCCCCGCCACCGGCATCGTGCAGCAGTCCTTCGGTGACTCCGTCGACCGCATGGGCGACATGATGGAGAACGGCGTCGAGTCGATCATCGCCCTGCCGTCCAAGATCCCCGACCTGTGGAACGCGGCGTTCGGCGACGGGGAGCGCAAGCAGGACTCCCCGATGGGTGTCGTCGGCGCGGCCCGCGTGGGCGGCGACGTGTTCACCCTGGACATCCCGCCGGAGAACCAGATCGCGATGATGCTGTTCCTCATCGCGGGCTTCAACCTCTCGCTCTTCCTCTTCAACATGCTGCCGCTGCTCCCGCTCGACGGCGGCCACATCGCCGGCGCCCTGTGGGAGTCCGTGCGCCGCAACGCGGCGAAGGTCCTGCGCCGCCCCGACCCGGGCCCGTTCGACGTCGCCAAACTGATGCCGGTCGCCTACGTGGTGGCGGGGATCTTCATCTGCTTCACGATCCTCGTCCTCATCGCGGACGTGGTGAACCCGGTCAGAATCTCCTGA
- the ispG gene encoding flavodoxin-dependent (E)-4-hydroxy-3-methylbut-2-enyl-diphosphate synthase, whose product MTAVSLGIPSVPTKLADRRVSRKIQVGTVAVGGDAPVSVQSMTTTRTSDIGATLQQIAELTASGCQIVRVACPTQDDADALPVIAKKSQIPVIADIHFQPKYVFAAIDAGCAAVRVNPGNIKQFDDKVKEIARAAKDAGTPIRIGVNAGSLDARLLKKYGKATPEALVESALWEASLFEEHDFRDIKISVKHNDPVVMVNAYRQLAAQCDYPLHLGVTEAGPAFQGTIKSAVAFGALLSEGIGDTIRVSLSAPPAEEIKVGIQILESLNLRQRRLEIVSCPSCGRAQVDVYKLAEEVTAGLDGMEVPLRVAVMGCVVNGPGEAREADLGVASGNGKGQIFVKGEVIKTVPESKIVETLIDEAMKIAEQMEKDGVASGEPTISVAG is encoded by the coding sequence ATGACTGCCGTATCGCTCGGAATCCCGTCCGTTCCGACCAAGCTCGCCGACCGAAGGGTCAGCCGCAAGATCCAGGTCGGCACGGTGGCCGTGGGCGGGGACGCACCGGTCTCGGTCCAGTCGATGACGACGACGCGCACGTCCGACATCGGCGCCACGCTCCAGCAGATCGCGGAGCTGACGGCGTCCGGCTGCCAGATCGTGCGCGTCGCCTGCCCGACGCAGGACGACGCGGACGCGCTTCCCGTCATCGCGAAGAAGTCGCAGATCCCCGTCATCGCGGACATCCACTTCCAGCCGAAGTACGTGTTCGCCGCGATCGACGCCGGATGCGCGGCGGTCCGCGTGAACCCCGGCAACATCAAGCAGTTCGACGACAAGGTCAAGGAGATCGCGCGCGCCGCGAAGGACGCGGGTACGCCGATCCGCATCGGCGTCAACGCGGGCTCCCTGGACGCGCGCCTCCTCAAGAAGTACGGCAAGGCGACCCCCGAGGCGCTCGTCGAGTCCGCCCTCTGGGAGGCGTCCCTCTTCGAGGAGCACGACTTCCGCGACATCAAGATCTCGGTCAAGCACAACGACCCGGTGGTCATGGTCAACGCGTACCGGCAGCTCGCGGCGCAGTGCGACTACCCGCTCCACCTCGGCGTGACCGAGGCGGGCCCCGCGTTCCAGGGCACGATCAAGTCCGCCGTCGCGTTCGGCGCGCTGCTCTCCGAGGGCATCGGCGACACGATCCGCGTCTCCCTCTCCGCGCCGCCCGCGGAGGAGATCAAGGTCGGCATCCAGATCCTGGAGTCGTTGAACCTCCGCCAGCGCCGCCTGGAGATCGTCTCCTGCCCGTCCTGCGGCCGCGCCCAGGTCGACGTCTACAAGCTCGCCGAAGAGGTCACCGCCGGCCTCGACGGCATGGAGGTCCCCCTCCGCGTCGCCGTCATGGGCTGCGTCGTGAACGGCCCCGGCGAGGCCCGCGAGGCCGACCTCGGCGTCGCCTCCGGCAACGGCAAGGGCCAGATCTTCGTCAAGGGCGAGGTCATCAAGACGGTGCCCGAGTCGAAGATCGTGGAGACGCTCATCGATGAGGCGATGAAGATTGCGGAGCAGATGGAGAAGGACGGAGTGGCCTCCGGCGAACCCACCATCTCGGTCGCCGGCTGA
- a CDS encoding GNAT family N-acetyltransferase, whose amino-acid sequence MLTQTTTRVLEPSDLDAALAVLDREPVANAFVTARVQVAGLDPWRLGGEMWGWYEDGMLASLCYAGANLVPICATPRAIRGFADRARRAGRRCSSIVGPAESTARLWRLLEPSWGPAREVRAQQPLMVTDRLPDDVVPDPYVRRVRKDEMETIMPACVAMFTEEVGVSPLAGDGGLLYQARVAELVGSGRSFARLDRDGKVVFKAEIGAATSQACQIQGVWVAPEYRGRGLAAPGMAAVLRYALADIAPVASLYVNDFNTAARAAYRRVGFQEVGAFMSVLF is encoded by the coding sequence GTGTTGACTCAGACCACCACCCGGGTCCTCGAACCGAGTGACCTCGACGCCGCGCTCGCCGTGCTCGACCGCGAGCCGGTCGCGAACGCGTTCGTGACCGCCCGCGTCCAGGTGGCGGGCCTCGACCCCTGGCGTCTCGGCGGCGAGATGTGGGGCTGGTACGAGGACGGCATGCTCGCCTCCCTGTGCTACGCCGGTGCCAACCTCGTCCCCATCTGCGCCACCCCCCGAGCGATCCGCGGCTTCGCGGACCGCGCCCGTCGCGCAGGACGCCGCTGTTCCTCCATCGTCGGCCCCGCCGAGTCCACCGCCCGGCTGTGGCGGCTCCTGGAACCCTCCTGGGGCCCCGCCCGCGAAGTCCGCGCCCAGCAGCCCCTGATGGTCACCGACCGGCTCCCGGACGACGTCGTCCCCGATCCGTACGTCCGTCGCGTCCGCAAGGACGAGATGGAGACGATCATGCCGGCGTGCGTGGCCATGTTCACCGAGGAAGTCGGGGTGTCGCCGCTCGCGGGGGACGGCGGGCTGCTGTATCAGGCCCGCGTCGCCGAGCTCGTCGGCTCCGGCCGCTCCTTCGCCCGCCTCGACCGCGACGGCAAGGTCGTCTTCAAGGCGGAGATCGGCGCCGCCACGTCGCAGGCGTGCCAGATCCAGGGAGTCTGGGTCGCCCCCGAGTACCGCGGCCGCGGCCTCGCCGCCCCCGGCATGGCCGCCGTCCTGCGCTACGCACTCGCGGACATCGCCCCCGTCGCCAGCCTCTACGTGAACGACTTCAACACCGCGGCGAGGGCGGCGTACCGGCGCGTCGGCTTCCAGGAGGTCGGGGCGTTCATGAGCGTCCTGTTCTGA
- a CDS encoding GNAT family N-acetyltransferase, which yields MTDDVVIAPLDLAARVDDALSVQAHAFGLSDDEVAVRRQIVLRHLTYPGARAFGATTPDDRLVGFVYGMPNSRGHWWSTVVEPYLRSQNLDGWLDDSFVITELHVHPDHQNRGIGRGLITTITEGVREPRSILSAIDVESPARGLYRSLGYADLARRVLFPSAARPYAVMGATLPLPTPPKRF from the coding sequence ATGACAGACGATGTCGTGATCGCGCCGCTCGACCTCGCCGCGCGCGTGGACGACGCACTGAGCGTCCAGGCCCACGCCTTCGGGCTGAGCGACGACGAAGTGGCCGTCCGGCGGCAGATCGTCCTGCGACACCTCACCTATCCGGGCGCCCGCGCGTTCGGCGCGACGACCCCCGACGACCGTCTCGTCGGCTTCGTCTACGGCATGCCGAACAGCCGCGGCCACTGGTGGTCGACGGTCGTCGAGCCGTACCTGCGCAGCCAGAACCTGGACGGCTGGCTCGACGACTCCTTCGTGATCACCGAGCTGCACGTGCACCCGGACCACCAGAACCGCGGCATCGGGCGCGGTCTCATCACGACCATCACCGAGGGTGTCCGCGAGCCGCGCTCGATCCTCTCCGCCATCGACGTGGAGAGCCCCGCCCGCGGCCTCTACCGCTCCCTCGGCTACGCGGACCTGGCCCGCCGTGTCCTGTTCCCCAGCGCCGCCCGGCCGTACGCCGTCATGGGCGCCACCCTCCCGCTGCCGACGCCGCCGAAACGGTTCTGA